A window of Staphylococcus sp. 17KM0847 contains these coding sequences:
- the queD gene encoding 6-carboxytetrahydropterin synthase QueD, with protein sequence MQQIYPSVDHDYCFELNKDFNFSAAHFIPDPQAGKCTRTHGHTYFVNLTIVGDTLDATGFLINFSHLKSLIHEQFDHYLLNDLPYFEEKVPSTEVVAQTIYDIVDEHLTGLPHAPRCLQVFLRETPSSYVVYRPKHKKEQR encoded by the coding sequence ATGCAACAAATTTATCCGAGTGTCGATCACGATTATTGCTTTGAGCTGAATAAAGATTTTAACTTTTCTGCTGCCCACTTCATTCCTGATCCACAAGCTGGAAAGTGTACCCGCACACACGGTCATACTTACTTTGTCAATTTAACAATAGTGGGGGATACGCTAGACGCAACTGGTTTCCTTATTAACTTTAGTCATTTAAAATCACTCATACACGAGCAGTTTGATCATTATTTACTCAATGATCTGCCCTATTTCGAAGAGAAAGTCCCATCTACGGAAGTTGTGGCGCAAACCATTTACGATATTGTTGACGAGCATTTAACAGGCTTACCTCATGCACCACGTTGTTTACAAGTCTTTTTACGTGAAACACCATCAAGCTATGTGGTTTATCGTCCCAAACACAAGA